A portion of the Shewanella sp. SNU WT4 genome contains these proteins:
- a CDS encoding IS66 family transposase, whose protein sequence is MKNELALTQRIAELEKLLAQKDALIAALEERWRLAQQKQFGKSAEGFVGQGELFNEVEEIVEAIEAEQQTISYTRKKPVRKPLPKDLPREQVIHDITDKTCDCCGGELHKMGEDKSEKLEFIPAKIKVIEHIRPKYACRHCDKSSTQTPIKQASMPAMPINKGIATSSLLSQLITSKYQYGLPLYRQEAMFKQYGIELSRQTMSSWIDKSATLFAPLVERLKTELLKQPTLFADETPLKVVKSDKVNSYMWVYCSGRDSPAPNNPIPNIVLYDFHNSRAAACVVNYLDGYQGYLHVDGYQAYEKTQATLVGCWAHARRKFIEAKKLQGKNKTGKADMVLSLIQKLYGVESRINDKSPDEKYIARQEASLPILGKLKAWLEQNQPNLVGNTKLMEAANYLANQWHKLIRYVDDGRLSIDNNRAERAVKPFVIGRKNWLFSQTANGAHASATLYSIVETAKVNGLVPFDYIMACLNELCQPAPDIDSLLPWNFKR, encoded by the coding sequence ATGAAAAATGAACTCGCCCTTACACAGCGCATTGCTGAACTTGAAAAACTGTTAGCGCAGAAGGATGCACTCATCGCAGCCTTGGAAGAGCGCTGGCGCTTGGCTCAACAAAAACAATTCGGCAAAAGTGCTGAAGGCTTTGTTGGGCAAGGCGAGTTATTCAATGAAGTGGAAGAGATTGTTGAAGCCATTGAGGCCGAGCAACAAACCATTAGCTATACCCGCAAAAAGCCTGTGCGTAAGCCACTGCCAAAAGACTTACCTCGCGAGCAAGTTATCCATGATATCACCGATAAGACCTGTGATTGCTGTGGCGGTGAGTTACATAAAATGGGCGAGGATAAATCAGAAAAGCTTGAGTTTATTCCAGCCAAAATCAAAGTGATTGAGCACATTAGGCCTAAATACGCTTGCCGCCACTGTGATAAATCCTCGACTCAAACGCCGATTAAACAAGCCTCAATGCCAGCGATGCCAATCAATAAAGGCATTGCTACAAGCAGTTTACTCAGTCAGCTTATCACCAGTAAATATCAATACGGGTTACCGCTTTATCGCCAGGAAGCGATGTTTAAGCAATATGGCATTGAGCTCAGTCGCCAGACAATGAGCAGCTGGATAGACAAATCAGCCACCCTCTTCGCACCATTAGTTGAACGGCTTAAAACAGAGTTGTTAAAACAGCCCACGTTGTTTGCGGATGAAACGCCATTAAAAGTGGTGAAATCCGATAAAGTAAACAGCTACATGTGGGTCTATTGCTCAGGTCGAGATTCACCAGCCCCGAATAATCCTATCCCTAATATTGTGCTTTACGACTTCCATAACAGTCGGGCTGCCGCCTGCGTGGTCAATTATCTTGATGGATATCAAGGCTATTTGCACGTAGATGGATATCAAGCTTATGAAAAAACACAGGCAACCCTAGTGGGATGCTGGGCACACGCTCGTCGTAAATTTATCGAGGCAAAAAAGCTGCAAGGCAAAAATAAAACCGGCAAAGCGGATATGGTATTAAGCCTTATCCAAAAACTGTACGGTGTAGAGTCACGCATCAACGATAAAAGTCCTGATGAAAAGTACATTGCCAGACAAGAGGCTAGCCTGCCTATCCTAGGCAAGCTAAAAGCATGGCTTGAGCAAAACCAGCCCAATTTAGTGGGTAATACCAAACTGATGGAGGCAGCTAATTACCTGGCTAATCAATGGCACAAACTCATTCGTTATGTTGATGATGGCAGGCTGAGTATTGATAACAATCGTGCAGAGCGAGCCGTAAAACCGTTTGTGATTGGCCGAAAAAATTGGTTATTCAGTCAGACAGCTAATGGGGCCCATGCCAGTGCCACGCTTTACAGTATTGTCGAAACGGCAAAGGTCAATGGCTTAGTACCATTTGATTACATCATGGCTTGTCTTAATGAACTGTGCCAACCAGCACCGGATATCGACAGCCTGTTACCATGGAACTTTAAAAGATAG
- a CDS encoding IS4 family transposase — MLIISLKKQFMQFFSAHFLQKTAKNIGLMKRCRAILPEQLVLSLISALSKGNCTSIADLLRQFNGMCLTEMDNVAYKPFHNQLRKEAFPLFMRQLVQFAIAQFARQQCAQLPDKMSCFNDVLLQDGSSFHVHRQLASVYPSRFKRNPAAIECHMTMSLKTFSPTAMTISADTASERDYLPKPATMDNKLLLADAGYPDFDYFAELERHGGFYIFRGAKSLNPTVIEARNCKGRTLTKLAGKKLKEITRRTNRTEVLDLAVCRGNQTFRVIRRWFAEEQRFCIWLTNLPRETYSADDIMAIYRCRWQIELMFKELKSHTNWQRFATAQKAIVDGLVWASLLALCIRRSTALQIMPSVSLFKAAKNVDVWLLPIFECISHKSWSEIIDKIDWAIRYITKNAPKAQQRKSKKDITLDGIYEQLNA; from the coding sequence GTGTTGATTATCTCTCTTAAAAAGCAGTTTATGCAATTCTTTAGCGCTCACTTTCTTCAAAAAACGGCAAAAAATATTGGCCTCATGAAACGATGTCGAGCGATTTTGCCCGAACAACTTGTACTCAGTCTGATTTCGGCGCTCAGTAAGGGGAATTGTACTTCAATTGCCGATCTGCTCAGGCAGTTCAACGGGATGTGTCTGACCGAAATGGATAATGTGGCTTACAAACCTTTTCACAATCAGCTCAGAAAAGAAGCTTTTCCTCTATTCATGCGTCAGTTAGTACAGTTTGCTATCGCACAATTTGCCCGGCAGCAATGTGCTCAATTACCCGATAAGATGTCTTGTTTTAATGATGTGTTGCTCCAAGATGGTAGTTCTTTTCACGTTCATAGGCAGTTGGCATCTGTTTATCCAAGCCGCTTTAAGCGTAACCCTGCAGCGATAGAGTGCCATATGACCATGTCTCTCAAAACCTTTAGTCCTACTGCAATGACGATTAGTGCCGACACGGCTTCGGAGAGAGATTATCTTCCTAAACCAGCAACGATGGACAACAAATTGCTGCTAGCAGATGCAGGTTACCCAGACTTTGATTACTTTGCCGAGCTTGAGCGGCATGGAGGGTTCTACATTTTTCGGGGAGCCAAATCCCTCAACCCGACGGTCATCGAAGCGAGGAACTGTAAAGGTCGAACACTGACTAAGTTGGCAGGCAAAAAACTCAAAGAGATTACGCGCCGCACCAATCGGACAGAGGTGCTTGATTTGGCGGTTTGTAGAGGCAATCAGACATTTCGGGTAATAAGACGCTGGTTTGCCGAAGAACAACGATTTTGCATTTGGCTTACTAATCTGCCACGAGAAACCTACTCTGCAGATGATATTATGGCAATTTATCGCTGTCGCTGGCAGATAGAGCTGATGTTTAAAGAGTTGAAATCTCATACTAACTGGCAGCGATTTGCTACAGCACAAAAAGCCATCGTTGATGGCTTAGTCTGGGCCAGTTTATTGGCATTGTGCATTAGACGCAGTACGGCACTGCAGATAATGCCTTCAGTTTCGTTATTCAAGGCTGCAAAGAATGTTGATGTGTGGCTGCTGCCCATATTTGAGTGCATTAGCCACAAATCATGGTCAGAAATAATAGATAAGATTGATTGGGCGATCCGTTATATAACGAAGAACGCCCCAAAAGCACAACAGAGAAAATCTAAGAAAGACATAACGTTAGATGGAATTTATGAACAGCTTAATGCTTAA
- a CDS encoding LysR family transcriptional regulator, with product MNALHLKALLLSIETGSISAAARKLGKKQSQVSQWISDLEIDLGISFFDRTGNKTSLSNDGERLLPHLTQTLSQMDKFVCSAAMLAQGEPTSLTIGVENYIPDRVFTEPLALVLGIAPLSVEVYRDDKTKLEQDLRDGYVDVVISHESVTLHHKHFDYCRLGHYQEILVCHHDHPLARLAETRAINSND from the coding sequence ATGAATGCACTTCACTTAAAAGCTTTGTTGTTATCTATAGAAACGGGTTCGATTTCGGCGGCGGCACGTAAGCTCGGTAAGAAGCAGTCGCAGGTGAGCCAATGGATTTCAGATCTGGAAATTGATCTTGGGATCAGTTTTTTTGATCGCACTGGTAATAAAACGAGCTTGAGTAACGATGGCGAGCGCTTATTGCCGCACTTAACGCAGACCTTGAGTCAGATGGATAAGTTTGTGTGCAGCGCGGCTATGTTGGCGCAAGGTGAACCGACTTCGCTCACTATTGGCGTTGAAAACTATATTCCTGACAGGGTGTTTACCGAGCCTCTGGCGTTAGTGCTCGGTATCGCGCCATTAAGCGTTGAAGTGTATCGCGATGATAAAACTAAGCTCGAGCAAGATTTAAGGGATGGCTATGTGGATGTTGTTATCAGCCATGAGTCAGTAACCTTGCACCATAAGCATTTTGACTATTGCCGCTTAGGCCATTATCAAGAAATTTTAGTGTGTCATCATGACCATCCGCTAGCAAGGCTGGCTGAGACCCGAGCCATTAACAGCAATGATTAA
- the tnpB gene encoding IS66 family insertion sequence element accessory protein TnpB (TnpB, as the term is used for proteins encoded by IS66 family insertion elements, is considered an accessory protein, since TnpC, encoded by a neighboring gene, is a DDE family transposase.): MRMFVDVPSVYLCADAVDFRKSINGLAALVEAELELPVLSGALFVFCNKGRDKLKLLYWDNTGFALWYKRLDKHKFKWPKLMSPTMTLTEQQLHWLLGGYDVIGHSKIDVTGKQLL; this comes from the coding sequence ATGAGGATGTTTGTTGATGTGCCTTCCGTCTATTTATGTGCCGATGCTGTCGATTTTCGTAAATCGATTAATGGATTAGCCGCCTTAGTCGAAGCCGAGCTTGAACTACCGGTGCTCAGTGGTGCGCTATTTGTATTTTGTAATAAAGGCCGTGACAAACTCAAATTACTTTATTGGGATAACACTGGCTTTGCGCTGTGGTATAAGCGATTAGATAAGCATAAGTTCAAATGGCCCAAACTCATGTCACCCACAATGACATTAACCGAGCAGCAATTACACTGGTTATTAGGGGGTTATGATGTCATTGGCCACAGTAAAATTGATGTGACGGGTAAGCAACTACTTTAA
- a CDS encoding IS66 family transposase → MKNELALKQRIAELEKLLAQKDALIAALEERWRLAQQKQFGKSAEGFVGQGELFNEVEEIVEAVEAEQQTISYTRKKPVRKPLPKDLPREQVIHDIKDKTCDCCGSELHKMGEDKSEKLEFIPAQIKVIEHIRPKYACRHCDKSSTQPPIKQASMPAMPINKGIATSSLLSQLITSKYQYGLPLYRQEAMFKQYGIELSRQTMSSWIDKSATLFAPLVERLKTELLKQPTLFADETPLKVVKSDKVNSYMWVYCSGRDSPAPNNPIPNIVLYDFHNSRAAACVVNYLDGYQAYEKTQATLVGCWAHARRKFIEAKKLQGKNKTGKADMVLSLIQKLYGVESHIKDKTTDEKYIARQEASLPILGKLKAWLEQNQPNLVGNTKLMEAANYLANQWHKLIRYVDDGRLSIDNNRAERAVKPFVIGRKNWLFSQTANGANASATLYSIVETAKVNGLVPFDYIMACLNELCQPAPDIDSLLPWNFKR, encoded by the coding sequence ATGAAAAATGAACTCGCCCTTAAACAGCGCATTGCTGAACTTGAAAAACTGTTAGCGCAGAAGGATGCACTCATCGCAGCCTTGGAAGAGCGCTGGCGCTTGGCTCAACAAAAACAATTCGGCAAAAGTGCTGAAGGCTTTGTTGGGCAAGGCGAGTTATTCAATGAAGTAGAAGAGATTGTTGAAGCCGTTGAGGCCGAGCAACAAACCATTAGCTATACCCGCAAAAAGCCTGTGCGTAAGCCACTGCCAAAAGACTTACCTCGCGAGCAAGTTATCCATGATATCAAAGATAAGACCTGTGATTGCTGTGGCAGTGAGTTACATAAAATGGGCGAGGATAAATCAGAAAAGCTTGAGTTTATTCCAGCCCAAATCAAAGTGATTGAGCACATTAGGCCTAAATACGCTTGCCGCCACTGTGATAAATCCTCGACTCAACCGCCGATTAAACAAGCCTCAATGCCAGCAATGCCAATCAATAAAGGCATTGCTACAAGCAGTTTACTCAGTCAGCTTATCACCAGTAAATACCAATACGGGTTACCGCTTTATCGCCAGGAAGCGATGTTTAAGCAATATGGCATTGAGCTCAGTCGCCAGACAATGAGCAGCTGGATAGACAAATCAGCCACACTCTTCGCACCATTAGTTGAACGGCTTAAAACAGAGCTGTTAAAACAGCCCACGTTGTTTGCGGATGAAACGCCATTAAAAGTGGTGAAATCCGATAAAGTGAACAGCTACATGTGGGTCTATTGCTCAGGTCGAGATTCACCAGCCCCGAATAATCCTATCCCTAATATTGTGCTTTACGACTTCCATAACAGTCGGGCTGCCGCCTGCGTGGTCAATTATCTTGATGGATATCAAGCTTATGAAAAAACACAGGCAACCTTAGTGGGATGCTGGGCTCATGCTCGTCGTAAATTTATCGAGGCAAAAAAGCTGCAAGGCAAAAATAAAACCGGCAAAGCGGATATGGTATTAAGCCTTATCCAGAAATTGTACGGTGTAGAGTCACACATCAAAGATAAAACTACAGATGAAAAGTACATTGCCAGACAAGAGGCTAGCCTGCCTATCCTAGGCAAGCTAAAAGCATGGCTTGAGCAAAACCAGCCCAATTTAGTGGGTAATACCAAACTGATGGAGGCAGCTAATTACCTGGCTAATCAATGGCACAAACTCATTCGTTATGTTGATGATGGCAGATTGAGTATTGATAACAATCGTGCAGAGCGAGCAGTAAAACCGTTTGTGATTGGCCGAAAAAATTGGTTATTCAGTCAGACAGCTAATGGGGCTAATGCCAGTGCCACGCTTTACAGCATAGTAGAAACGGCCAAGGTCAATGGCTTAGTACCATTTGATTACATCATGGCCTGTCTTAATGAACTGTGCCAACCAGCACCGGATATCGACAGCCTGTTACCATGGAATTTTAAAAGATAG
- a CDS encoding IS66 family transposase, giving the protein MKNELSLKQRIAELEKLLAQKDALIAALEERWRLAQQKQFGKSAEGFVGQGELFNEVEEIVEAVEAEQQTISYTRKKPVRKPLPKDLPREQVIHDIKDKTCDCCGSELHKMGEDKSEKLEFIPAQIKVIEHIRPKYACRHCDKSSTQPPIKQASMPAMPINKGIATSSLLSQLITSKYQYGLPLYRQEAMFKQYGIELSRQTMSSWIDKSATLFAPLVERLKTELLKQPTLFADETPLKVVKSDKVNSYMWVYCSGRDSPAPNNPIPNIVLYDFHNSRAAACVVNYLDGYQAYEKTQATLVGCWAHARRKFIEAKKLQGKNKTGKADMVLSLIQKLYGVESHIKDKTTDEKYIARQEASLPILGKLKAWLEQNQPNLVGNTKLMEAANYLANQWHKLIRYVDDGRLSIDNNRAERAVKPFVIGRKNWLFSQTANGANASATLYSIVETAKVNGLVPFDYIMACLNELCQPAPDIDSLLPWNFKR; this is encoded by the coding sequence ATGAAAAATGAACTCTCCCTTAAACAGCGCATTGCTGAACTTGAAAAACTGTTAGCGCAGAAGGATGCACTCATCGCAGCCTTGGAAGAGCGCTGGCGCTTGGCTCAACAAAAACAATTCGGCAAAAGTGCTGAAGGCTTTGTTGGGCAAGGCGAGTTATTCAATGAAGTAGAAGAGATTGTTGAAGCCGTTGAGGCCGAGCAACAAACCATTAGCTATACCCGCAAAAAGCCTGTGCGTAAGCCACTGCCAAAAGACTTACCTCGCGAGCAAGTTATCCATGATATCAAAGATAAGACCTGTGATTGCTGTGGCAGTGAGTTACATAAAATGGGCGAGGATAAATCAGAAAAGCTTGAGTTTATTCCAGCCCAAATCAAAGTGATTGAGCACATTAGGCCTAAATACGCTTGCCGCCACTGTGATAAATCCTCGACTCAACCGCCGATTAAACAAGCCTCAATGCCAGCAATGCCAATCAATAAAGGCATTGCTACAAGCAGTTTACTCAGTCAGCTTATCACCAGTAAATACCAATACGGGTTACCGCTTTATCGCCAGGAAGCGATGTTTAAGCAATATGGCATTGAGCTCAGTCGCCAGACAATGAGCAGCTGGATAGACAAATCAGCCACACTCTTCGCACCATTAGTTGAACGGCTTAAAACAGAGCTGTTAAAACAGCCCACGTTGTTTGCGGATGAAACGCCATTAAAAGTGGTGAAATCCGATAAAGTGAACAGCTACATGTGGGTCTATTGCTCAGGTCGAGATTCACCAGCCCCGAATAATCCTATCCCTAATATTGTGCTTTACGACTTCCATAACAGTCGGGCTGCCGCCTGCGTGGTCAATTATCTTGATGGATATCAAGCTTATGAAAAAACACAGGCAACCTTAGTGGGATGCTGGGCTCATGCTCGTCGTAAATTTATCGAGGCAAAAAAGCTGCAAGGCAAAAATAAAACCGGCAAAGCGGATATGGTATTAAGCCTTATCCAGAAATTGTACGGTGTAGAGTCACACATCAAAGATAAAACTACAGATGAAAAGTACATTGCCAGACAAGAGGCTAGCCTGCCTATCCTAGGCAAGCTAAAAGCATGGCTTGAGCAAAACCAGCCCAATTTAGTGGGTAATACCAAACTGATGGAGGCAGCTAATTACCTGGCTAATCAATGGCACAAACTCATTCGTTATGTTGATGATGGCAGATTGAGTATTGATAACAATCGTGCAGAGCGAGCAGTAAAACCGTTTGTGATTGGCCGAAAAAATTGGTTATTCAGTCAGACAGCTAATGGGGCTAATGCCAGTGCCACGCTTTACAGCATAGTAGAAACGGCCAAGGTCAATGGCTTAGTACCATTTGATTACATCATGGCCTGTCTTAATGAACTGTGCCAACCAGCACCGGATATCGACAGCCTGTTACCATGGAATTTTAAAAGATAG
- a CDS encoding IS66 family insertion sequence element accessory protein TnpB: MTTHKTSQQWRQLLLQRNTFSGTNIEFCQQHNVSITTYYKQRALLGKQQYQPSVSEQTSHATQSRFIQLKQTTTEVCTQTHQHPVLFNTRTGQLTLSADLATIDILTIIKGLMV, from the coding sequence ATGACAACTCACAAAACAAGTCAGCAGTGGCGACAGTTACTTTTACAACGCAATACTTTTAGTGGCACTAATATCGAATTTTGCCAGCAACATAATGTCTCGATTACCACCTATTATAAACAGCGCGCTTTACTGGGTAAGCAACAGTACCAGCCAAGCGTGTCAGAGCAAACATCTCACGCTACTCAATCACGCTTTATACAACTAAAACAAACCACCACTGAAGTCTGCACGCAAACTCATCAACACCCAGTGCTGTTTAATACGCGAACTGGCCAACTCACTCTTTCAGCGGATTTAGCAACAATAGATATCCTTACCATCATTAAGGGGCTAATGGTATGA
- a CDS encoding IS630 family transposase (programmed frameshift), producing the protein MKVRYLAICHLPSAICHFLEGKSRTEIARYLRVARGSVNKWVSLYLTNGIDGLKDKPNPGHPSRLTPQQLEMVASFVKERSVASHGGRLQAKEVGEFIQAQFGVEYEGRNVYKLLHQLGFSWITSRSKHPKQNEEAQRLFKNFHMETILNTPGHLALDRIDVWFQDEARFGQQNTTTRVWAIKCSRPRPRPRPRPRARARARARARARARAIKQQQFEYAYLFGAVCPSNGKTEALITPCSNKDVMIEHLSLISQATPSGRHAVVIMDGAGWHQQYLADEFDNLTIIKLPPYSPELHPVEQVWQWMRQNELANRCFDGYEDIVNQCTKAWNRFRSEPSRVIKMCHRCWINLVN; encoded by the exons ATTAAAGTTCGTTATCTTGCCATCTGCCATCTGCCATCTGCCATCTGTCATTTTCTTGAAGGCAAATCAAGAACAGAGATCGCAAGGTACCTAAGGGTTGCTAGAGGAAGTGTCAATAAGTGGGTCAGCCTCTACTTGACGAACGGAATTGATGGTTTAAAGGATAAGCCTAATCCAGGTCACCCATCTAGGTTAACCCCACAACAATTAGAAATGGTCGCTAGTTTTGTAAAGGAAAGAAGTGTTGCTAGTCATGGTGGACGACTACAGGCAAAAGAAGTTGGTGAGTTTATACAGGCTCAATTTGGTGTTGAATATGAAGGTAGAAATGTCTATAAGCTACTTCATCAATTAGGATTTTCTTGGATAACAAGCCGCTCCAAGCATCCTAAACAAAATGAAGAGGCTCAACGCCTTTTTAAAAAC TTCCATATGGAAACGATCCTTAACACCCCTGGCCACTTAGCGCTTGATCGGATCGATGTATGGTTTCAAGATGAAGCCAGATTTGGCCAACAAAATACGACAACTCGTGTTTGGGCGATAAAATGCTCAAGACCAAGACCAAGACCAAGACCAAGACCAAGAGCAAGAGCAAGAGCAAGAGCAAGAGCAAGAGCAAGAGCAAGAGCAATTAAGCAACAACAATTCGAATACGCCTACCTATTCGGTGCAGTCTGCCCCAGCAACGGTAAAACTGAAGCCCTAATCACACCATGTAGTAATAAAGATGTGATGATTGAGCATTTGTCATTGATCTCTCAAGCTACTCCTTCAGGGCGACATGCTGTGGTTATTATGGATGGTGCAGGTTGGCACCAACAGTATTTAGCAGACGAGTTCGATAATCTCACCATCATCAAATTGCCACCGTATTCACCTGAGCTCCATCCTGTCGAGCAAGTATGGCAATGGATGAGACAAAATGAACTAGCCAACCGTTGTTTTGATGGATACGAGGATATAGTGAATCAATGTACTAAAGCATGGAATCGTTTTAGAAGCGAGCCAAGCCGAGTAATTAAAATGTGCCATAGATGTTGGATTAATCTGGTCAATTAA
- the tnpB gene encoding IS66 family insertion sequence element accessory protein TnpB (TnpB, as the term is used for proteins encoded by IS66 family insertion elements, is considered an accessory protein, since TnpC, encoded by a neighboring gene, is a DDE family transposase.) codes for MKMFVDVPSVYLCADAVDFRKSINGLAALVEAELELSVLNGALFVFCNKGHDKLKLLYWDNTGFALWYKRLDKHKFKWPKLISPTMTLTEQQLHGLLGGYDVIGHSKIDVTGKQLR; via the coding sequence ATGAAGATGTTTGTTGATGTGCCTTCCGTCTATTTATGTGCCGATGCTGTCGATTTTCGTAAATCAATTAACGGTTTGGCGGCTTTAGTCGAAGCAGAGCTAGAGCTGTCCGTCCTTAATGGTGCACTCTTTGTGTTTTGCAATAAAGGCCACGATAAACTCAAATTACTTTATTGGGATAACACCGGCTTTGCGCTATGGTATAAGCGATTAGACAAGCATAAGTTCAAATGGCCCAAACTCATATCACCCACAATGACATTAACCGAGCAGCAATTACACGGGTTATTAGGGGGTTATGATGTCATTGGCCACAGTAAAATTGATGTGACGGGTAAGCAACTACGTTAA
- a CDS encoding IS630 family transposase (programmed frameshift), translating into MRIRILAVSCFLECHNRAQVARQLKVSRRSVNEWVKKYLDSGIDGLKANMRSTNASKLSEQQKRTLYQYIDDLSRSELGGRLTGVDIQSYIEQQFGIHYHLNHVYKILKSIGLSWITSRSKHPKQSLEAQAEFKKTHFKTIATIPVYISLDSVDIWFQDEARFGQQNTTTKLWATKGSRPRAVKQQQFEYAYLFGAVCPSTGATEALVTPFVNREAMRQHLKQISEATHSDRYALVIIDGAGWHTDDIAKDFDNLSVLKLPPYSPELNPIEQVWQWLRQHCLANRCFEGYNDIVEQCCSAWNTFIQCKDRVKSLCTRDWAKVGNI; encoded by the exons ATGCGTATTCGCATTTTGGCTGTTTCTTGCTTCTTGGAATGTCACAATCGTGCTCAAGTTGCTCGGCAACTCAAGGTTAGTCGTCGCAGTGTCAATGAATGGGTTAAAAAGTACTTAGATTCTGGCATTGATGGTTTGAAAGCCAATATGAGATCGACAAATGCGAGTAAACTTAGCGAACAGCAAAAGCGGACTCTTTATCAATATATAGACGATTTAAGTCGCTCAGAATTAGGTGGACGATTAACGGGCGTCGATATTCAATCCTATATAGAACAGCAGTTTGGTATCCATTACCATCTAAACCATGTATATAAAATATTGAAAAGTATAGGTTTAAGCTGGATTACCAGTCGTTCTAAGCACCCCAAACAATCCTTAGAAGCTCAAGCTGAATTTAAAAAAACTCATTTC AAAACGATCGCAACGATCCCTGTTTATATTTCTTTAGATAGTGTCGATATTTGGTTTCAAGATGAAGCGCGATTTGGTCAGCAGAATACAACGACCAAACTGTGGGCAACAAAAGGCTCTCGCCCCAGAGCGGTAAAGCAGCAACAATTTGAATATGCTTATCTGTTTGGGGCTGTTTGCCCATCAACGGGGGCAACTGAAGCGTTGGTCACTCCCTTTGTTAACCGGGAGGCGATGAGGCAACACTTGAAGCAAATTTCAGAAGCAACCCACTCGGATAGGTATGCTCTTGTTATCATCGATGGCGCGGGGTGGCATACAGACGATATAGCCAAAGACTTTGATAATTTATCAGTTCTCAAATTACCTCCCTATTCTCCAGAGCTAAATCCAATAGAGCAGGTATGGCAATGGCTAAGACAACACTGTTTAGCCAATAGATGTTTTGAAGGCTATAACGATATCGTTGAGCAGTGTTGCAGTGCTTGGAATACATTTATTCAGTGCAAGGACAGAGTAAAAAGTTTGTGTACAAGAGACTGGGCCAAAGTGGGCAATATTTAA
- a CDS encoding IS66 family insertion sequence element accessory protein TnpB, with protein MTTHKTSQQWRQLLLQRNTFSGTNIEFCQQHNVSITTYYKQRALLGKQQYQPSVSEQTSHATQSRFIQLKQTTTEVCTQTHQHPVLFDTRTGQLTLSADLATIDILTIIKGLMV; from the coding sequence ATGACAACTCACAAAACAAGTCAGCAGTGGCGACAGTTACTTTTACAACGCAATACTTTTAGTGGCACTAATATCGAATTTTGCCAGCAACATAATGTCTCGATTACCACCTATTATAAACAGCGCGCTTTACTGGGTAAGCAACAGTACCAGCCAAGCGTGTCAGAGCAAACATCTCACGCTACTCAATCACGCTTTATACAACTAAAACAAACCACCACTGAAGTCTGCACGCAAACTCATCAACACCCAGTGCTGTTTGATACCCGAACTGGCCAACTCACTCTTTCAGCGGATTTAGCAACAATAGATATCCTTACCATCATTAAGGGGCTAATGGTATGA
- a CDS encoding IS66 family insertion sequence element accessory protein TnpB — MTTHKTSQQWRQLLLQRNTFSGTNIEFCQQHNVSITTYYKQRALLGKQQYQPSVSEQTSHVTQSRFIQLKQTTTEVCTQTHQHPVLFDTRTGQLTLSADLATTDILTIIKGLMA; from the coding sequence ATGACAACTCACAAAACAAGTCAGCAGTGGCGACAGTTACTTTTACAACGCAATACTTTTAGTGGCACTAATATCGAATTTTGCCAGCAACATAATGTCTCGATTACCACCTATTATAAACAGCGCGCTTTACTGGGTAAGCAACAGTACCAGCCAAGCGTGTCAGAGCAAACATCTCACGTTACTCAATCACGCTTTATACAACTAAAACAAACCACCACTGAAGTCTGCACGCAAACTCATCAACACCCAGTGCTGTTTGATACCCGAACTGGCCAACTCACTCTTTCAGCGGATTTAGCAACAACGGATATCCTTACCATCATTAAGGGGCTAATGGCATGA